The following coding sequences lie in one Psychrobacter arenosus genomic window:
- the cas5c gene encoding type I-C CRISPR-associated protein Cas5c, producing the protein MFCIEVWGDYALFTRPEMKVERVSYPVITPSACRAIFEAILWKPAIEWQIKKIEVLNPIKWLSVRRNEVGAKLSIRNAQSMMSGKGKGDYSIVIDDNRQQRASLLLKEVHYRIYADFKMTDQAGQADNRIKFEKMFERRAKKGQCFYQPYLGCREFSANFELIELEENNVPRNFDSEKELLVPIPDSQDLGYMLYDLDFSCVEDPQSMFFHAKMDKGVITIPDRSSSEVKR; encoded by the coding sequence ATGTTTTGTATTGAAGTTTGGGGCGACTATGCACTGTTCACCCGACCAGAGATGAAAGTCGAACGAGTCAGTTATCCAGTCATTACTCCTTCAGCTTGCCGAGCAATTTTTGAAGCGATACTTTGGAAACCTGCTATCGAGTGGCAAATTAAAAAAATTGAAGTCCTAAATCCTATTAAATGGCTGTCTGTAAGACGTAATGAGGTTGGTGCTAAGCTATCAATACGTAATGCCCAAAGCATGATGAGCGGTAAAGGTAAGGGCGATTACTCCATAGTAATAGATGACAATCGGCAACAGCGCGCCAGCTTGCTGTTAAAAGAAGTCCACTACCGTATCTATGCTGACTTCAAAATGACAGATCAAGCAGGTCAAGCAGATAACCGTATAAAATTTGAGAAGATGTTTGAGCGACGGGCAAAAAAAGGTCAATGCTTTTATCAACCCTATTTGGGTTGCCGAGAGTTCAGTGCGAATTTTGAACTAATTGAATTAGAGGAAAATAATGTACCAAGAAATTTTGATAGTGAGAAAGAGCTTCTAGTGCCGATTCCAGATAGTCAAGATTTAGGCTACATGTTGTACGACTTAGATTTTAGTTGTGTAGAAGATCCTCAATCAATGTTTTTTCACGCCAAAATGGACAAAGGAGTTATCACGATTCCTGATAGATCTAGTTCGGAGGTCAAGCGATGA
- the cas7c gene encoding type I-C CRISPR-associated protein Cas7/Csd2, whose translation MTTTNTIEKRYDFVYLFDVQDGNPNGDPDAGNMPRVDPETGMGLVTDVALKRKVRNFVQMTQEEAGYDIFIKERGVLNNLIDEAYDQEVVKAKSGADKIDQARQFMCKKYYDVRTFGAVMSTGKNAGQVRGPVQLTFSRSLDPIITLEHSITRMAVANEKDIKINESTGEKSYTENRTMGRKYTVPYALYRCHGFISAHFANDTGFTETDLEVFWQALINMFDHDHSAARGQMNARGLYVFEHDNKLGNAPAHKLFDLIKIEVNDASKPIRAFTDYTVSINEDGLPEGVKFDSKI comes from the coding sequence ATGACTACTACCAATACAATTGAAAAACGCTACGACTTTGTTTATTTGTTTGATGTACAAGATGGCAATCCAAATGGAGACCCTGATGCTGGCAATATGCCACGAGTCGATCCTGAAACAGGTATGGGACTAGTCACAGATGTGGCTTTAAAGCGTAAAGTACGTAATTTTGTCCAAATGACACAAGAAGAAGCAGGCTATGATATTTTTATCAAAGAAAGAGGGGTTCTGAATAATCTAATAGATGAAGCTTATGATCAAGAAGTTGTCAAAGCAAAGTCTGGTGCTGACAAGATCGACCAAGCTCGACAGTTCATGTGCAAAAAATATTATGACGTGAGAACATTTGGTGCGGTTATGAGTACTGGTAAGAATGCAGGTCAAGTTAGAGGTCCGGTTCAGTTAACTTTTTCACGTTCTCTTGATCCTATTATTACGCTTGAACATAGTATTACGCGGATGGCGGTTGCCAACGAAAAAGATATTAAAATTAATGAGTCAACTGGAGAGAAGAGCTATACGGAAAACCGTACTATGGGTCGCAAATATACTGTTCCGTACGCCTTATATCGCTGTCATGGTTTTATTTCTGCTCATTTTGCCAACGATACTGGATTTACCGAAACGGATTTAGAGGTCTTTTGGCAGGCTCTTATTAATATGTTTGATCACGATCATTCAGCGGCACGCGGTCAGATGAACGCTCGGGGACTATACGTATTTGAACACGACAACAAGCTAGGCAATGCTCCTGCTCATAAGCTATTTGACCTAATTAAGATTGAGGTTAACGATGCTAGTAAGCCTATACGAGCTTTTACAGACTACACAGTTAGTATTAATGAGGATGGTTTACCAGAAGGTGTTAAGTTCGATAGTAAAATTTAG
- the cas8c gene encoding type I-C CRISPR-associated protein Cas8c/Csd1: MILQTLTQYYHRKAGADASNIAPQGYENKQIPFVIIIDQNGKFISLEDTRGSDKATNKGRLFLVPLGESRSGKNSYQTTNILWDHYGYVLAHPKDIVGSAKMSDEELAAETQKSIEMATLQHLTFKDKVDELHHAMPDDIGIQAIKHFLENTDAIGAVKADAKWIDCQKIKGCNLTFRLKGNPDLICQSKSVQAYLKQQLETPPEDSDSTQAICLVTGESAPIARLHQPIGGVNAKPAPFASINLDAFESYGKTQGYGFPVSETAMFEYTTALNTLLKSNNRFRLGDVSVVCWSDKASKKESEIPFILNGSDAKDDPDAYVNSVHKLFSSFHHGVYTEPDAEQIMFVLGLSPNVARIVVRFWHQATIAAISTNITKWFEDIEMVRSPTSPYPKYMPLKRLLCNLVFEGKAENLPPNLIADTTKSIFSGNALPITLLQLAIRRNRADQSVTYARASLIKAYLNRKIRTNASSNNKEITVGYDKERNDVGYVLGALFAVLEKIQEETAESGKINATIRDRYYGSASSTPVTVFGTLLKLSQHHLSKIGKRNTGRAINLNRFLGELLEKIETFPSHLNMEQQGLFAIGYYHRRQEFFETKAIKENKVDAEKP, from the coding sequence ATGATATTACAAACATTGACCCAATACTATCATCGTAAGGCGGGTGCCGATGCCAGCAATATTGCCCCGCAAGGCTATGAAAATAAGCAAATTCCATTTGTGATTATTATTGACCAAAATGGTAAGTTTATAAGTTTAGAAGACACCCGAGGTAGTGATAAGGCTACCAACAAAGGGCGTCTCTTCTTAGTGCCGCTTGGAGAGTCTCGTTCTGGTAAAAACTCTTATCAGACTACTAATATACTGTGGGATCATTATGGTTACGTGCTAGCGCATCCCAAGGACATTGTCGGCAGTGCCAAAATGTCAGATGAAGAATTGGCTGCTGAAACTCAAAAAAGTATCGAAATGGCGACCCTTCAACATCTAACCTTTAAAGATAAAGTAGATGAACTACATCATGCTATGCCAGATGACATTGGCATTCAAGCAATCAAGCATTTTTTGGAAAATACAGACGCTATTGGAGCGGTTAAAGCCGATGCCAAGTGGATAGACTGTCAAAAGATAAAAGGGTGTAACCTTACCTTTCGCCTCAAAGGTAACCCTGACCTTATTTGTCAATCAAAGTCAGTACAAGCTTATCTAAAGCAGCAACTTGAGACCCCACCTGAAGATAGCGATAGCACTCAAGCTATCTGTCTGGTCACAGGCGAAAGTGCACCAATCGCAAGGCTACATCAGCCTATTGGCGGCGTTAATGCCAAGCCTGCACCGTTCGCCTCAATTAATCTTGATGCCTTTGAGTCTTATGGTAAAACGCAAGGTTATGGCTTCCCCGTCAGCGAAACAGCGATGTTTGAATACACCACCGCACTCAATACATTGCTCAAAAGTAATAATCGCTTTCGACTTGGAGACGTTAGTGTAGTGTGCTGGAGTGATAAAGCCAGCAAAAAAGAGAGCGAAATACCCTTTATTTTAAATGGTAGCGATGCTAAAGACGATCCTGACGCCTATGTAAATTCAGTCCATAAGCTATTTAGCAGTTTTCATCATGGCGTGTACACTGAGCCAGATGCAGAGCAGATTATGTTTGTTCTTGGTTTGTCACCAAACGTAGCGAGAATTGTCGTTAGGTTTTGGCATCAAGCCACAATTGCAGCCATCTCCACTAATATTACTAAGTGGTTTGAAGATATTGAGATGGTTCGTAGCCCAACCTCTCCCTATCCTAAATATATGCCCTTGAAGCGCTTGCTATGTAATTTAGTATTTGAAGGTAAAGCTGAAAACTTACCCCCTAATCTGATTGCTGATACGACTAAAAGTATATTCTCTGGTAATGCTTTACCTATTACCCTGTTACAACTGGCTATTCGTCGAAATCGTGCCGATCAATCTGTTACTTATGCTAGAGCAAGTCTAATAAAAGCTTACCTCAATCGGAAAATACGTACTAATGCCTCATCTAATAACAAGGAGATAACCGTGGGATACGATAAAGAACGCAACGACGTCGGCTACGTGCTTGGTGCATTGTTTGCGGTATTAGAAAAAATTCAGGAAGAAACTGCCGAGTCGGGCAAGATAAATGCCACTATTCGAGATCGATATTATGGCTCGGCAAGTAGTACGCCTGTGACCGTGTTTGGCACACTCTTAAAACTGTCTCAACATCATTTAAGTAAGATTGGCAAACGTAATACAGGCCGAGCAATCAATTTAAATCGTTTTTTAGGAGAGTTGCTGGAAAAGATTGAGACTTTCCCCAGCCATCTTAATATGGAGCAACAAGGACTGTTTGCTATCGGCTATTATCATCGCCGACAAGAGTTTTTTGAAACAAAAGCTATTAAAGAGAACAAGGTGGACGCCGAAAAACCTTAA
- the cas3 gene encoding CRISPR-associated helicase Cas3' yields MEYINNNNRGLGEGSELFIAHVRQEDGGKWVVHDLYEHCIKVGRLASQFADELGSDYAELQGEFHDIGKYRLPFQKRIRIKSGYGFDEEAHLEQKAGKAPHSTAGAKLIYDTHPLGVLLAYTIAGHHTGLPDWMSDKGSCLYARLNSDETRVEVKETLENLPMSFKDKLEKLPHILLASYNSSLNLENCHIWVRFLFSCLVDADFLDTEHFMSPHQTKLRGNYPNLDELQHRLNKFMAGLQDTAKETAVNRIRRDIYDQCVDAGKIEDSIFTLTVPTGGGKTLSSMAFALTHAQTFSKQRIIYAIPFTTIIEQNAQVFKKVFDPKNTNACVIEHHSNLDQPLSQETSRSRLATENWDAPIIVTTNVQLFESLFASRTSQCRKIHNIANSVIVLDEAQKIPRDFQKPITDMMRELSRHYGVTWLLCTATQPKLDEHSDAFGNTIFEGLPSPYRIIEDEEGLASQLKRVNINFACEIDRWTWEQTALHICSESEKCALAIVNTRNDASDLYKQIRALSSEAIVIHLSASMSPMHRELMIVFINQVLNKYHAGKLDVPFYVVSTQLIEAGVDVDFPVVYRAMSGLDSIAQSAGRCNREGKLCGLGKVVVFQPEKDAPQGELLQAQQTTYEILDDIKDNPLSPQAYYQYFALFNSKGNPDKHGISKLLTAKKETGTELAISFRTASEQFNLINNSGVTIICPFYHELMTDNQGKKEDLSDHVKSLLDNHLSDEWLDALLAGTQCKDKKLPVEKLLELLERDDSKRWIYRKLQRYSVTIPKYIFENNLNMFVMRAGLYVARDYSFFTGIVCDYQPLTRDECVM; encoded by the coding sequence ATGGAATATATAAATAATAATAACAGGGGGTTAGGCGAGGGGAGTGAGCTTTTTATTGCTCATGTTCGTCAGGAGGATGGGGGGAAGTGGGTTGTCCATGATTTATATGAGCACTGTATTAAAGTTGGGAGGCTAGCTTCCCAATTTGCAGACGAATTAGGGAGTGACTATGCTGAGCTACAAGGTGAATTTCATGATATTGGTAAATATCGTCTCCCTTTTCAAAAACGTATTCGTATTAAGTCGGGCTATGGCTTTGATGAAGAAGCTCATCTAGAGCAAAAAGCAGGTAAAGCGCCTCACTCTACGGCTGGTGCAAAGCTAATTTATGATACCCATCCACTTGGTGTCTTATTAGCTTATACAATCGCAGGGCATCATACAGGACTACCTGACTGGATGAGTGATAAAGGTTCTTGTTTATACGCTCGTTTAAATAGCGATGAAACTAGAGTTGAAGTAAAAGAAACTCTTGAAAATCTGCCCATGTCTTTTAAGGATAAACTTGAAAAATTACCTCATATCTTACTAGCTTCATATAACTCAAGTTTAAATCTAGAAAACTGTCATATTTGGGTGCGCTTTCTATTTTCCTGTTTAGTGGATGCTGACTTCTTAGATACAGAACACTTTATGTCACCGCATCAGACTAAGCTTAGAGGAAACTACCCCAATCTTGATGAGCTTCAGCATAGACTTAATAAATTTATGGCAGGCCTACAAGACACAGCAAAAGAAACAGCCGTTAATCGTATTCGCCGCGATATCTATGACCAGTGCGTGGATGCTGGCAAAATAGAAGACTCAATATTCACGCTTACTGTCCCGACTGGAGGGGGTAAGACTTTATCCAGTATGGCATTTGCCTTGACACATGCACAGACCTTCAGCAAACAACGCATTATTTACGCCATTCCTTTTACCACGATTATCGAACAAAATGCTCAAGTCTTTAAAAAGGTGTTTGACCCTAAAAATACTAACGCTTGTGTGATTGAGCATCACAGTAACCTTGACCAACCGTTATCGCAAGAAACCAGTAGAAGTAGGCTAGCGACCGAGAACTGGGATGCGCCAATTATTGTGACCACAAACGTTCAGTTGTTTGAATCACTCTTTGCCAGTCGCACTAGCCAGTGCCGTAAAATCCATAATATTGCCAATAGTGTTATCGTATTAGATGAGGCACAAAAGATACCTCGAGACTTTCAAAAACCCATTACCGATATGATGCGTGAGCTTAGTCGGCATTATGGAGTAACTTGGTTGTTGTGCACTGCTACTCAGCCAAAACTTGATGAGCATTCCGATGCTTTTGGTAATACGATATTCGAAGGTCTACCCAGTCCATACCGTATTATTGAAGATGAAGAAGGATTAGCAAGTCAGTTAAAGCGAGTCAATATCAATTTTGCTTGCGAGATTGATCGCTGGACATGGGAGCAGACTGCTCTTCATATCTGCAGTGAGAGTGAGAAATGCGCTCTAGCCATTGTCAATACACGCAATGATGCCAGTGATCTCTATAAGCAAATCCGAGCTTTGAGCTCTGAAGCCATAGTTATTCATCTATCAGCTAGTATGAGTCCCATGCACCGTGAATTAATGATTGTCTTTATTAATCAGGTGTTAAATAAATACCATGCAGGCAAATTAGATGTGCCATTTTATGTGGTGAGTACTCAGCTTATCGAAGCTGGGGTAGATGTAGACTTCCCAGTAGTTTATCGTGCGATGTCGGGTCTTGACTCTATTGCTCAGTCGGCAGGGCGCTGTAACCGTGAAGGCAAACTGTGCGGATTAGGTAAAGTGGTTGTATTTCAACCCGAAAAAGACGCTCCACAGGGTGAACTACTACAAGCCCAACAAACCACTTATGAGATTTTGGATGACATAAAGGATAATCCACTATCACCACAGGCTTACTATCAATACTTTGCGCTATTTAATAGTAAAGGTAATCCTGATAAACATGGTATCAGTAAGTTGCTCACTGCAAAAAAAGAAACAGGTACCGAGCTAGCTATTAGCTTTCGCACTGCCTCAGAGCAATTTAATCTGATTAATAACTCAGGAGTGACCATTATTTGCCCCTTTTACCATGAATTAATGACAGACAATCAGGGCAAAAAAGAAGACCTATCAGACCATGTTAAGTCTTTGTTAGATAATCACCTGTCTGATGAATGGTTAGACGCTTTACTAGCGGGTACTCAGTGTAAAGATAAGAAACTGCCTGTTGAGAAGCTGCTAGAACTATTAGAGCGTGATGACTCCAAACGCTGGATTTATCGAAAATTACAACGCTATAGTGTCACTATTCCCAAATACATATTTGAAAATAATTTAAATATGTTTGTTATGCGAGCAGGACTGTATGTAGCTAGAGACTATAGTTTTTTTACGGGCATTGTCTGTGATTATCAGCCATTAACTCGTGATGAATGCGTTATGTAA
- a CDS encoding type II toxin-antitoxin system RelE/ParE family toxin, protein MWQVEYTDEFESWWDSLTTEEQEDIAYSVTLLEQLGTSLPFPHSSGINNSKHSHMRELRTQHQGRPYRTLYAFDPRRHAILLIAGDKTGEKRWYDIHVPIADKLYDEHIEQLKNEGLLE, encoded by the coding sequence ATGTGGCAAGTCGAATATACGGACGAGTTTGAAAGCTGGTGGGATAGCTTAACTACAGAAGAGCAAGAAGACATTGCTTACTCGGTGACTTTACTTGAGCAACTTGGCACGTCATTGCCTTTTCCTCACAGTAGTGGTATCAACAACTCTAAACACAGCCACATGCGAGAACTGCGTACCCAGCACCAAGGTAGACCTTATCGAACGCTTTATGCGTTTGACCCTAGACGCCATGCTATTTTGCTCATCGCCGGTGACAAAACAGGGGAGAAACGCTGGTATGACATCCACGTTCCCATTGCAGATAAGCTCTATGATGAGCATATTGAGCAGCTAAAAAACGAAGGGCTTTTGGAATAG